GAAACCTGCAATGCTGGCCCGAATTCGAAATGAAGAATGCTGCTAAAGTTCCCGGACCTTCCCGACTCCAGTTGCTTCGGGACTATCCCAAAGTACGTCGCGATCTTACACGATACCTGGTTGAGTTGTACCAGCAACATGGCGAGACAGTATTGCTGCCCCTGATTTATCCCACATACATGGTCAGCAATCCGGCTGACATCAAATACATCCTGGTTTCCAATCCAACAAACTACCACAAGACAGGCGGACTTAGAATCGGCAAGGAACTTTTTGGAGAAGGTCTCGTGACGAGCGAAGTGCCTTTGCATACGCGCCAGCGTCGGTTGATGCAACCGATGTTTCACCGGCAGAGCATTGCCAACTTTGCCGACATCATGACCAACACCACGCACGGGTGGATCAAGAACTGGAAGGAAGATGCTACAATTAACATTGGCATGGAATTGATGCAGCTCACCTTGTCCATCGTGGGCAAGGCCCTTTTTAGCATCGATCTCGTCGCCGAAGCACAGGAGATAGGAAATGCCTTCATCACGGCACAGGTGGAGATTACCCGCATTCAAAGAGGACTGCCCCTGCCTAAATTCATTCGCACGCCTAGTCATCGTCGGTACGAGCAGGCCAGGAAGACCATCGATGGTTTTATTCACGATCTAATCAATAAGCGACGACGGGACACCAACCCGCCGGATGATTTGCTGACTCTCCTGCTGGCATCTCGCTATGAAGATGGATCGCCCATGAGCGAACAGCAAATCAGGGACGAAGCCGTAACTATCCTGATGGCCGGTCATGAAACTGTCACCAATGGCCTGTCATGGACCTTTTATTTGCTCGCCAGGCATCCAGAGATACAGGCACGTGTTTTAAAAGAAATTGAGACTGTATTGGGCCGTAGATTGCCGACAATGGCCGATCTCCCATCTTTTAAATATACGGAAATGGTGCTCGCAGAAGCGTTCCGCATTTTTCCGCCAGCGTGGATTCTGGCAAGAAGGGTTTTAAAGGAAGATAACCTGCCAAGCGGCCTGACACTTCCAGAGGGAAGCGAAGTTATTTTGGTGCAGTTTGTCTGCCATCGAAATGAAAGGTATTTCCCGGACCCGGAGCAGTTCAACCCGGAGCGATTTAATCCCGAGGTCAAAAAGGAATGGCCACAATTCGCCTATTTCCCGTTCGGGGCCGGTCCCCGTTTTTGTATTGGTGAATCCTTTGCCAGGATGGAAGCAATCTTGTTAATTACCACCATTCTTCAGCAGTTCAATTTGGAATTGGTTCCTGGACAGGACATTGTGCCTGAGCCGCTGATTACGCTTCGTCCACGAAATGGCATTTTGCTGAAGTTAACGAGGCATGAACGCCAAAATCTTTAAATCAGGATTTCTTCTCTGTTAAATTAAGAGAAATGCCTCTTGATTTGTTATCGGCGAACCTTATTTTGCTCCCATGTTCGTCACCGAAACACCTGCTAAACATGATCATCAAAGCCGATCCAGCAACGAGCAATCCTCGAAGGCTGTGCTCTCCAACACTCATTCGCTGTTGGAGCCTGATTCATTTGTTCCGCGGCATATCGGGCCAAGCTCCAATGAAACACGTGAAATGTTGGCCGCGCTTGGCTTTAAGGAACTCGACGAACTGATCAATACAGTTGTTCCCCAACAGATTCAGCTTAAGCGATCACTCCATTTGCCGGCCTCCCGCGGGGAGCATCACGTGCTCACGGAATTAAAAGCGATTGCTTCGCAAAATCAGGTCTTCCGTTCCTTCATTGGAATGGGATACCACGACTGCATTACTCCACCAGTCATCCAGCGGAACGTCCTGGAGAACCCTGGTTGGTACACTCAATATACGCCCTACCAAGCTGAGATTGCGCAGGGACGGCTCGAAGCCTTGCTCAATTTTCAGACCATGATCGTGGATCTTACCGGCCTGGATATTGCCAATGCCTCGCTACTGGACGAAGGCACTGCGGCAGCCGAGGCGATGCACATGTGTAATGCAATCAAGGCTGACGGGAACGTTTTCTTCGTCTCCTCCGAGTGTCATCCCCAAACCATTGATATTGTAAAAACCCGCGCGCTGCCGCTGGGTGTGGAGGTGGTGATTGGAGATCATCGAACCTTCCCGGTGGATGAGAAGGTGTTCGGCGTTCTCGTGCAGTATCCGGGAACATTTGGGGACATCCATAACTATTCCGAATTCTTCAAGCAGGCGCACGCGGCAGGGGCTCTGACGGTTGTTGCTGCCGACCTTCTGAGCTTGACCTTGCTTCGGCCTCCTGGTGAATTTGGGGCGGATATTGCCATTGGCAGCGCGCAACGATTCGGTGTTCCCCTCGGTTATGGCGGACCTCATGCTGCCTATTTCGCCACTCGTGACGCATACAAGCGACAAATGCCCGGACGAATTGTAGGTGTGTCCAAGGATTCACGGGGACGGCCCGCCCTGCGCCTCTCCCTGCAAACGCGTGAGCAACACATCCGCCGTGAAAAAGCCACAAGCAATATTTGCACGGCGCAGGCCTTGCTCGCGAACATGGCATCTCTTTATGCAGTTTACCACGGCCCGGAGGGTTTGAAACGAATTGCCCAACGTCTCCGGTTCCTAACGCAGATTCTGGCCAAGGGGTTGGAACGCCTTGGATACACGGTGCGCACCTCCTCCTTTTTTGATACCATCCAAATTGATCTTGGCAAAAAGACTGCGGCCGAAATTACCAAGGTTGCTGAAACGCATCGGATGAATTTCCGATACATTGATGCCCATTCCATCGGCATTTCACTTGATGAAACCACGATGGAAAAAGACTTGGTTGATCTCTTCCATCTCTTTAACGGCGGCAAAGCTCCAATGTTTTCTCTCACCGAGTTGGCTGCTGAGGTGAACATCGAATATCCTGCCACGCTCACTCGGACATCGGCTTATTTGCAGCATCCGGTTTTCAACCGTTATCATAGTGAAACAGAAATGCTGCGATACTTGCGCCGACTGGAATCTCGAGACCTCTCCTTGACTACATCCATGATCCCCCTGGGTTCATGCACGATGAAGCTCAATGCGACCGTTGAGATGTTTCCGGTGTCCTGGCCGGAGTTTAATCGCATCCATCCGTTTGCCCCGGTTCGCCAGACGAAGGGATACCAGATTCTGTTCCAGCAACTGGAAGATTGGTTGGCTGAAATCACCGGCTTTGCTGGAATTTCATTACAACCAAACGCTGGCTCGCAAGGTGAATACGCCGGATTATTGGTGATTCGTGCCTATCACCAGGATCGCGGACAGGGGCATCGTGATATTTGCCTGATTCCGCAATCCGCTCATGGAACCAATCCCGCCAGCGCTGTCATGGCCGGAATGAAAGTTGTTGCCGTCGCCTGTGACCAGGAGGGTAATATTGATGTCGCCGACCTCAAAGCCAAAGCCGAGGCAAATAAGGAAACTTTGGCGGCATTGATGGTTACATATCCTTCCACACACGGAGTGTTTGAAGAAACCATTCTTGAAATCTGCCAGATCGTGCATGCCAATGGCGGACAGGTTTACATGGACGGCGCGAATATGAACGCGCAGGTCGGCATTTGCCGGCCAGCCGATATGGGCGCAGATGTATGCCATTTAAATTTGCACAAAACGTTCTGCATTCCCCACGGCGGCGGTGGTCCTGGTATGGGACCTATTGGGGTGGCTGAACATCTCGTCCCTTTTCTACCCGGGCATGCAGTGGTGAAGCTCGGCGGTGAAAATCCCATCGGAGCCGTTTCCGCAGCGCCTTGGGGCAGTGCCAGCATTCTGCCTATCTCCTGGGTTTATATCGCAGCCATGGGTCCCGCAGGTTTAACTCAGGCGACCAAGATTGCGATTCTCAACGCCAATTACATCGCAAAGTGCCTCGAGTCTTATTTCCCCGTTCTTTACAAGGGACATGGCAATCTGGTTGCGCACGAATGCATCCTGGATTTGCGTGAATTTAAGAGCGTCACGGTGGAGGATGTGGCGAAGCGGTTGATGGATTATGGTTTTCATGCGCCCACGATTTCCTGGCCTGTGCCCGGCACCATGATGGTCGAGCCAACTGAAAGTGAGTCCAAGGAAGAGTTGGATCGATTCTGCAAGGCAATGATCGGCATTCATGCCGAAATCCAGGCCATTGAATCCGGCATGGTAGACAAGCAGAACAACCTGCTTAAGAACGCACCCCACACTGCGGATATGCTGGCCAGCGAGAATTGGGACCATCCTTATTCCCGGGAACAGGCCTGCTATCCTGCCCAGTGGTTGCACGAATACAAGTTCTGGCCTTTCGTCGGCCGCATTGACAACGTTTACGGGGACCGAAACCTCGTTTGCTCCTGCATCGGCATGGATGCTTACACTTCCTGATCAGCCAACCCGCAATCAGGTAGTCATCGGATCGGTCACGGCGCGTACCGCAGCAACGAGAGCGGCAACGCGCGTGATAAGTTGGAAATCTGATGGCGCTTCAACGGTGTAAGAGTGCCTGGTCTTGCAGGTTAATAAATAGAATGACTCCGGCCATTGCGGGCGGGATCTTGGATCCATGCTGGGTCTTATGATTCCATTGGATGCGGGACGACCTTCGATCGTGGGTGACATGTCAATCGGACAAACCTCCTCCACTCTGCTGATCATGGATTTTGCGAACGAAGGCTGGTTGTCAGGATTCAACTCATAGATATAAAATCCTTCAGACTCCCAGTCTTCATGGAGGCAGAGGCAAATATCGAAGTCAGGTTGTTTTTCCAACCATGCAATATGAGCAGCTGTCTCTTCCGCTTCAGGGTTGAGATACTGCCGGTTAAGATCCAAGCCATGAATATTCTCACGGCTGTTCAGTGGAAATCCGGTGGGGTTGAGACAGGGGCAAAGCCAGATTTCGACATTATCAGGCCAACGATTTTCCTGGACCAGTTGGAGAACAGCAAGAGGACCGGCTGGTTCGTCGCCATGGATGCCTGTGGAAATATAAATTCGCTTTTGCGGGTTCGTGACTCTGCGAGTCATTGCCACAAGCCGATAGGATGCAGTTCTGAAAAACACCTCACTCTTCCAGCCGTAATCCTCACCGATGTGTTCCATCTGATCCAGCAGGCGGGAGATATCAATGCCTTCGCCAAAATACTTTCCCTTATTAATGCCTAAGCGTTGCATGGTGATTCATCTGAGGCAAAACCAGCAGGGTTTAGCCGCAGTTATGCGGTTAAGAAATAATTCAGAATGAACAAAACCGCAAGAGCAGCGAGCGGCAAGACCTGGCTCAGTGAACCGGATTTAAACTGCTGCTGTTTTGGCAGTCTCCGCCTGGCTGCAACCACAGGCAGAAGTTTCATCTTCTTGATCAACGAAATCGTGCTTATCCCAGCTAGGGTCAAGACCAAGATCCTTTAACATTTGGAGATCCTTCTCCACGGGCTGATTCAAGGTGGTCAAATAATTGCCGACCATGAGCGCGCTTGCACCCGCCATGAAAATCATGCTCTGCATATCCCGCAAGTTTACGGTACGACCACCGGCAATCATGATTTCCTTTTTCGGAAGGATAAAACGAAAACACGCAATGGTCTTTAGGATTTCCATCGGCGGAAGCTTCGGCTTATCAGCAAAGGGAGTGCCGGGAATCGGGTTAAGAATATTAATTGGAACCACGTTCGCCCCGACTTCCTTTAATGCAAAGGCAAGATCGCAACGATCCTGCCGTGTTTCACCCATTCCGATAATGCCGCCGGAACAAATCTTGATGCCTGCCTTTTTTAAATAGCCAATGGTCTCGATACGGTCCTCATAGGTATGAGTTGTGCACTGGCTGGGGAAAAATCGCCTGGAGGTTTCCAAATTGTGCCCGTAGCATTCAAGGCCAGCCTCTTTCAATCGATCAGCAACTTTTTGGCTTTTGATAATGCCAAGGGAGGCGTCGGGACGGGTTTTCGTGGTTTTCTTAAGATCGCGAATTCGATCACAAACCTCGTCCAGCATTGGGCCTTCATTGAGACCTTTCCAGGCTGCGACCAACCCAACCGCTGTTACTCCGTGCTTATTTGCCTCCTCAGCAGCCTCTAAAACCGGTTCTGGATCAACGAAACCGTAACGAGGCGAACCGGTTTGGTGAAACGCGGATTGTGCACAAAAGCTGCAATTCTCAGAGCATGCACCGGCTTTGGCATTCACGATGGAACAAAGGTGAATCTTGTTCCCTTTGTAATGCTCGCGGATTCTATTGGCCCAGGAAAGCAGATCGAAGATGTCAGCAGTATCTTCCAGAGCAAATAGCCAGTTCGCCTCCTCGCGCGAGATGGAACCTCCATTCACTACTCGCTCGCCGAATTCCTTCAACTTTTCGCGCGTGCTGCCGTCAACCAATTTTCCAATCATGGTTGACAGCATATCTGGTGGCAAAATTTAGGCAAGCTTATCCAATCTCCTGAGGAGTGAGTCATGCTTAGCGAGCCAACAACAATCCCCGGATGTTCGCTCTGGGAACTGGACCATAAGAACGACTGTCGATGCTTGCCAGGCGGTTGTCGCCCAGCACAAAAAATTGATTCCGGCCGCAAAGGATTAACTGCTCATGCTTTTGCGAGTATGTGTAGGTCAGAGTGCCCGGCGAAAGATACCGCTCCTGCAGTTCTTTTCCATCCACAAAAACCTTCCCGTCCTTAAAATGCACGCTCTGGCCTTCGACAGCAACAATCCGCTCTACTGAGAGCCCTTGATCGGCGGGATCCTTTATCACAACAATATCTTGTGCTTTTGGAGTGTAATCCCGTAGTTTCCATCGTTTCACCAAATACTGGCCATTTTCGCGCAACGTCGGGGACATGCTGTGTCCAACGATCTGGATTGAACCGAAAAAATGTTGATTGATGATCAAATAGCATCCAAATGCCAAAGGAATTCCGACTGCACAAAGAGCCATCTGCCTAAAGACGTGAACCCAGTTAATATTAGCCCCTCTCCTTCTGCGCTTCGGCAATCCTGGCGAGGGACTCTCATTTTCCTGAACTGCAACCATGCACAACGGCGTACTCATAAATATCTTAGTCGTTTTCTTTGCCGAATGAATATCGACATTCATAACGACCAGGCAAAGTTGAATGAATACGGAAAGCCTTCGGGGTAATTACGGAATTGCTATCTTATTGCTATGAAGTTGCAATCCAAGTCCCTGTTCCTGTCCCGGTTTGTCTGATCCAAGATATCCTAACGTGGCTCCATCCGGCTGGACAAATCAGGCAGCCTTTTTCGTTTTATGTTTTCGGGATGGCGATTTGGTCGTTTTCCCAGTGTGAGCTGCTGCGTGAGATTGGTCCAAACTTTCCTGCAAAACCGACACCAAATCGATGACGTTGGACGGTTTCTTCTTTTTTTGAGTCGGGCCCTCTGGAGGCGTTTTTCCACCATGTTCAACCTTCTTCTGGATCAGGTTCATCAAGGCGGATCTATAATCATCCGTATACTTCTCTGGATCCCAGGCATCCGTCATTCTTTCCACGAGGTCAGTGGCCATTTCCAACTCCCTCGTTCCAACGTCCAAACTGGCTGGAATGTTAAGATTGCCCGGCTTGATCAGTTCATCCGCAAAGTGCATGAGTTCCAATACAAGTGCATTGTTCTGGGGTTTGATGGCTGCCAGATGTTGCCGGGATTTGATGACAACCTTGGCAATGCCAACCCGGCCTGTTTTCCGCAGCGCATCTCGCAAGAGCGCGTAAGCCTTTGTGCCAGCCTTCTGCGGAACCAGAAAATACGGTTTATCAAAAAAGATCGGATTGATTTCCTCCAATTTAACGAAGTCGATGATATCGATTGTCTGCGTAGCCTCCACGTCCACGCGCCGAAAATCCTCATCTTTTAAAACTACAAATTTACCTTTTTCGTATTCGTAACCCTTTACAATTTTATCCCACGGAACCTCTTTACCATCGGTTTCCGCGACCCGCTTATAATTCACCGGACTGAGATCAGAGCTTCGCAATAGGCGAAAACTCACCTCCTCCCGTCGCGAGGCGGGATAGAGTGCGATGGGAATGGTAATCAAGCTGAAGCTAATGCTTCCTTTCCAGATTGGTCTCATAAACAAATTTTCCTTTTGATTTAAATGAACAATGACCGGCCATCGGTTCAAGTCCAGCCACAGTCCCCCAAGGAGGAAGTGGCCTGAAACTCTGAAGAAATTGCTCTGGTGTAGCGCTTGATCCAAATCTCAAGACGTTTTCATTCCCCTCCATCCTCGACTAACTCACCCTGTCCCCCAACTCCGACCCGGAAAGTCTTTTCGGAAAGCGCTCTTCTTTCACCAGAATCGTGCTCATGTTCCCGACCAGCCGGTAACGGCTAATCGTTATAATATAGCACAAAGCGGCGTATTGCCACTAAGGTTCGCATCGTAGGTTGCAGAGGGCCAGCAGGTACTATTGAATGGATGTCACGGATTTTGGTGGATGGTCTGCGTACTGATCGTGATCATTTAATTCCTTCCGAAGACGTTCCATCTCTGCTTTGGCTCGCTGCACTTCCTTGGCGTAAGCAGGATCGGCGTAAACGTTCTTGAGCTCATGTGGATCTCTCTTCAAATCATAGAATTCCCATTCATTGATTTTGTTGAAGTAAATCAGCTTGTAACGCTCGGAGCGAACACCATAGTGGGGTTGAACCCTATGATCAGCTGGATAGTGATAGTATCGATAATACATTGACGTGCGCCAATCCTTGGGGGCTTTGCCTTGAAGGAGCGGCAGGATGCTTCGCCCCTGAATTTCTTTGGGAACCTCCAACCCTGCGCACTGCAGAAAAGTGGGCGCGAAATCAACATTGAGAATCATGTCTTTGTTTACGGTCGCCGGTTTAATGTGGTTTGGATAGCGCACAATAAAAGGCATTCTTAACGACTCTTCATACATGAACCGTTTGTCGAACCAATTGTGATCTCCCAAAAAGAACCCTTGATCCGATGTATAGATCACGATGGTGTTTTCCGCCAAGCCTGAATCATCCAGAAATTTCAGTAGCCTGCCAACGTTGTCATCCACTGACGCAATGCAGCGCAGATAGTCTTTAATGTAACGTTGATACTTCCATTTCTTCAGTGCCTCGCCGGCCAAACCAGGTGGCGGAGCTTGCTTCAAATCCTTCGGTGTAAGATCGCGATCAATTCTCATCGTTGCTTCGGTTGCAGCGCTGGACCTGGTTTTGTAATCATCATTGAAAGTCTCCGGTTCGGGTATGGTTACATCCTCATACATTTTCGCATGCTTTTCATCGGGTTCCCATGGACGATGCGGCGCCTTGTGATGGCACATAAGAAAAAATGGTTTGTCCTGCGGCCGGTTCTTTAAAAAATTAATTGATAGATCGGTGATGATCTCAGTCGCATATCCTTCAATCTTTTTCCTGTTACCCATCTCGATAAAATCCGGGTCATGATATTTGCCCTGCCCTGGCAACACGTTCCAGTAATCAAACCCCGTCGGGTCGCTTTCCAAATGCCATTTGCCCACCATTCCTGTATAATAGCCGGCAGCCTGTAACATTTTTGCTACGGTCGGCTGATTTCCATCAAACCGATTAAAAACTGTCACTCCATTGATATGACTGTATTTGCCGGTGAGAATCGCCGCCCGGCTGGGGGTGCAAATGGAGTTCACCACAAAACAATTATCGAAGCGCATGCCCGCTTTCGCGATGCTATCAATATTTGGCGTCTGATTTATTTTGCTGCCGTAAGCGCCTATGGCATGCGCCGCATGATCATCAGCCATGATAAACAGAATGTTTGGCCGCGCGCTCTTCCCCTCAGCAGGTGCTGACGATGGGACGAGTCCGAATGCGCCGGTAAATAAAAAGCAAATCAGGTTACACCAGAACCTCCGTTTCCTCGTAGCAAAACTCCCCAGCGGCTGCATGCCAACGCGGGAAGATGGCGGACAAGTCAGGACCTCAGAAATCTGCGCATGGATCATAGTTAAACACCAGACGAGACAAAGTCGCAGTTGGTTACACCAGTGACCAACCTTTGCGATATTCACTTTTGATATAATTTGCAGCGTCTTTACAATTCTTTGCCTTCAATGCAATTGCATCCCATTCCAGCTTGGTTCCAGTGCGATAAGCTACGTTCCCCAGCAAAATCGCTTCTGAAAGCGCTCCCGCGTAGTCGAAATTGCAAGTCGTGGGAGAGCCATGTTTGCAGGCCCGAATCCACTCATTGTAATGTCCAACTGAGTTTGGAATTCGTTGCGGTGGTGGCGTAAATCCCGCGAAATCTGGTTCTGGAAGCAATTTGTGCTGGTCGTAATCCGCAACCAGCATTCCTTTGTCCCCCACAAACAGCACTCCGTTTTTCCAGAGTGGAACCTTCCCTTCCATGACCAGGTCGGGCTTTCTGCCGCCATCGTACCAAGTGACACGCGCTGGTGGCATTCCTTCACGCGCTTCATACTCATAACGCACAATCAACCATGCCGGTGTCGTCTCCTGTTTCACCGGTGGACCTTCCGACTCGATCGTCAATGGATGGCGTAACTTGAGAGCCCAAAATGCCAGATCCATGTAATGACAACCCATATCCCCCAATGTCCCTCCGCCGAAATCCCACCAGCGGCGCCATGTCTTCGGCAGATAGGATGGGTGATATGGCCTCTCAACCACTGGCCCAAGCCACAAATTCCAATGCAAATTCTTCGGCACACTTGGTTTCTCCGCCGGACGCTCCCCACCAGACCAACTCTTCTCGCACCAAACGTGACATTCGCTTACTTTTCCAATCGCTCCCGATTGCACCAGTTCCACGACCCGGCGATAATTGTTTCCTGCATGAATTTGCGTGCCCATCTGCGTTGCCAACTTCTTATTCTTCGCGGCCGCCTGCGCAACGGCGCGCGCTTCGAAAACCGTATGCGCCAGCGGCTTCTCGCAATACACATGCTTCCCTGCATTCAACGCCGCGATTGTCGCCACTGCATGAGTGTGATCCGCCGTGCTGATCACCACCGCATCAATATCCTTTTGCTCAAGCAACTTTCTGAAATCGTTATACGACTTGGCATCCGGATACTTCTGTGAAATCGCGCTCAGGTAATTGTCGTCAATATCGCATACCGCCACAATGTTCTGGCTCGAAACCCCCGTTATATTCGATGCTGCACGATTCGCTGTGCCGATGATTCCGATGTTCAAACGGTCACTTGGCGGCTCCTGCTTGTTTATGAGATCTTCCTGTTTGGCAGAAAGGCTGTGCGTGCCAATCCAGAAGCCTGCTGCTGCTATCGTGGATTTCCCAATGAACTCGCGCCGGGTCAGTGATTTCTTGGTCATAACTAGATTCGGATTCAACGCGCAATCCTATGTGGAGGCAGTTTATGTTACAAGCACTACATTTCCCGAGCTGCTCTCCATGTTGGGTTTCACCACGTATTTCGTCCGTCTCCAGTCCAAAATGCCGGCCTCCTTGAACAAATTTCAACATAAACGGTCAACCCTCCGTGACCACAAAGCACCTGAGCACTCTTGGCCTCCTCCTGCTTGTGCTGGGAACCGCCATTCTCGGCATCGGCGGCTATCTGCTGACTCTTCCGGAGCAATACGAAGCCACTACCCGATTCCGTTCTGTTACTGACAGATCTGCCCTCTCCGTCGACGATTCGCCTCACGAATCCTATGGTGGCGGCTACTTCATCCAAACAGAATTCGAAGTTATCCAATCCGAGCTTATCCTCAACTCCGCCATCGAAGCCCTTCACCTCCGCGACACGTGGGCTCAACGATTCCATCTCCCCACACCCCTTAAAACCTCCGAAGCCCGCGCCCTTCTAAAACACCAACTCCAACTCAAACCGGTTGCCAACGCTCAACTCATCGAGCTCACGTTTACCAGCCACGACCCAGGTGAAGCTGCCCAAATTGCCAACGCCATCGCCGATTCCTATGTCCACTATGAGGAAAATGTCCGAGTCGAGCTCACCAAGGCTCACCTCGCTGAGCTACAACACGAACTCGTTGCACTTGACCGTCAACTTGCCGACGCCACCAACAACGTAGGCCATGCCGAAACAAATCCTCAGGCTTTCGCACACCTCCAAAAATTCCGGCAGAAACTCGCCAGTCAAATAGATGGACAAACCGACCACGACATGATTGGGGATAAAATGGGCTCATTCA
The sequence above is drawn from the Pedosphaera parvula Ellin514 genome and encodes:
- a CDS encoding Gfo/Idh/MocA family protein is translated as MTKKSLTRREFIGKSTIAAAGFWIGTHSLSAKQEDLINKQEPPSDRLNIGIIGTANRAASNITGVSSQNIVAVCDIDDNYLSAISQKYPDAKSYNDFRKLLEQKDIDAVVISTADHTHAVATIAALNAGKHVYCEKPLAHTVFEARAVAQAAAKNKKLATQMGTQIHAGNNYRRVVELVQSGAIGKVSECHVWCEKSWSGGERPAEKPSVPKNLHWNLWLGPVVERPYHPSYLPKTWRRWWDFGGGTLGDMGCHYMDLAFWALKLRHPLTIESEGPPVKQETTPAWLIVRYEYEAREGMPPARVTWYDGGRKPDLVMEGKVPLWKNGVLFVGDKGMLVADYDQHKLLPEPDFAGFTPPPQRIPNSVGHYNEWIRACKHGSPTTCNFDYAGALSEAILLGNVAYRTGTKLEWDAIALKAKNCKDAANYIKSEYRKGWSLV
- a CDS encoding LPS biosynthesis protein → MTTKHLSTLGLLLLVLGTAILGIGGYLLTLPEQYEATTRFRSVTDRSALSVDDSPHESYGGGYFIQTEFEVIQSELILNSAIEALHLRDTWAQRFHLPTPLKTSEARALLKHQLQLKPVANAQLIELTFTSHDPGEAAQIANAIADSYVHYEENVRVELTKAHLAELQHELVALDRQLADATNNVGHAETNPQAFAHLQKFRQKLASQIDGQTDHDMIGDKMGSFIDLAEPPTKPSGFIRSTAKILITLGIISQISGLLCFKQTRHQTFST